From the genome of Phycodurus eques isolate BA_2022a chromosome 22, UOR_Pequ_1.1, whole genome shotgun sequence, one region includes:
- the tspan33a gene encoding tetraspanin-33: MCGSRGRDALGRYDEDFSFVSPVVKYLLFIFNFIFWLIAMAMIGIGVYARVVKHAETALACLTVDPAMMLLVVGVLMFIITFCGCVGSLRENICLLQFFCISLTIIFLIQLAAGVLGFIFSDKARNKVTQMVNNAIVHYRDDIDLQNLIDFGQKEFGCCGAVTYTDWSNNMYFNCTDNNPSRERCSVPFSCCISTKDKVEVINTMCGQGVQEVEYIEAGNVIHTNGCIDKVVDWIHSNLFLLGGIALGLAIPQLVGILLSQILINQIKDQIELQNYNLRHRADPWR; this comes from the exons ATGTGTGGGAGCCGTGGAAGAGACGCACTTGGGCGTTACGATGAGGACTTCTCCTTTGTCAGCCCTGTGGTCAAATATCTGCTCTTCATATTTAATTTCATCTTCTGG CTCATCGCCATGGCCATGATAGGAATTGGGGTGTACGCCCGCGTCGTCAAGCATGCAG AGACGGCGTTGGCGTGTCTCACCGTGGATCCGGCCATGATGCTGCTGGTGGTCGGCGTCCTCATGTTTATCATCACTTTCTGCGGCTGTGTGGGTTCGCTGCGGGAGAACATTTGCCTGCTGCAGTTT TTCTGCATCAGTCTGACGATCATCTTCTTGATCCAGTTGGCTGCTGGTGTGCTGGGTTTCATCTTCTCTGATAAG gcCCGAAACAAAGTGACTCAAATGGTCAACAACGCCATCGTGCACTACAGAGACGACATCGACCTGCAGAACCTCATCGATTTTGGCCAGAAAGAA TTTGGTTGCTGTGGAGCTGTGACCTACACTGACTGGTCCAACAACATGTACTTCAACTGCACTGACAACAATCCCAGTCGGGAACGTTGCTCTGTCCCTTTCTCCTGTTGCATCAGTACCAAAGACAAG GTGGAGGTGATTAACACCATGTGCGGTCAAGGAGTGCAGGAAGTGGAATACATCGAAGCCGGCAACGTCATCCACACCAACGGATGCATCGACAAAGTGGTGGACTGGATCCACAGTAACCTTTTCCTGCTGGGAGGCATCGCACTGGGGTTGGCCATCCCTCAG CTGGTGGGCATCCTGCTGTCCCAGATTCTCATCAACCAGATTAAAGATCAGATTGAGCTGCAGAACTACAACCTCAGGCACCGCGCCGACCCCTGGAGATGA